Within Deinococcus roseus, the genomic segment CGCCTTTGTATGCCCTGGGGGTTCCGGTTCCCAGCAGCACCACGCTGAATTCTTCAGGATCAATGGGGCGGATGAAATTCGGTTCGATGTGCTCCTGATAAGTCATGCCAGCAATATAACAAGTGCCTTCCGCCCTGTCTGTTCAGAAAAGGGCAGAAGGCTGTACAGGTGTGGGACCAAGGGGAAATCAGATGAACCTGGTGATGCGTTCCAGGCTGTGGCGGTGGTGGGGGCGGCCCAGTTCAGCAGCGCGTCCCACAGGCAGCAGGGCCGTGATGATCACGTGTTCTGGCAAATCCAGCAGTTTCTTGACCTTGCTCTGGTCAAAACCCAGCATGGGCACGGTGTCGTAGCCCAGGCCACGGGCAGCCACCATCAAGACACCCAGCAGGATGTTGGTCTGGTTGTCGGCCCACCTGGCCCGCTCCTGCACGCTGAGTTTGCTCAAAGAACGCTCTACTGTCTGCACCTGCCGCACTTTGCCTTCATCGCCAAAATGGGGGTGGGAGGTTTCAATGGCGGTTTTCAGGGTGTCTTCTGCATCTCCATAAACCACAATGGTGTAGGGGGCAGAGGTGATCTGGGACTGGTTGTAAGAGGCTTCCTGTAGTTGTTTTTTCACTTCGGCATTTTCCACCACGGCAAAGCGCCAGGGCTGTGCGTTGAAAGCACTGGGGGCCAGGGTAGCAAGACGCAGGATTTCCAGCAGGTGGCCTTTTGGCATGTCCGGGTGGTATTGCCGGATGCTGCGGCGGGTTTCGATGGCACTTTGCACGGTCAGGCTCTGGGGGATGGGATCAAGCACAGGCATAAGGGTCCTCCTCAGGACAGTTCAAAAAGAACAATTTACAAGAACAATCAATAATTCATTGAAACAGGATTGTCAAACGCTGGGAGCGAGAATTTCTAGATGATCTGTATCAAAGTTGTCCAGGTTTTGACCATGTTTTTGTTGATCTGAGTTCAAATTTAGACTGTGGATTCAGAAAAAACCATGACTCAGACATGATTTTTCTTCTGAGCAGGGAATTTGGGGCTTCCAGAGCTGTATTTTTCATTGTTGACAAATTCTGTAATCTATTCTAATCTCCTTGCATCAACAGCGACGCAGACCCAGTGGTCTGTCAAAGGAGCCCCCATGACCCACACAGCGTTCCAGACATTTTCTGGTTCATTCCCACCAGCGGCGATGGCCGTCACCTGGGCAGCAGCAACCAGAAACGCACCAACGATTTTCACTACCTCAAGAGCGTCGCCCAGGCCGCNNNNNNNNNNGGCCTCCGCCCTCGCTCCCCTCACCCACAACCTCAAATTCCTGGTCGCCGTCCGGCCCGGACTCATCTCCCCGGCCCTCGCCGCCCGCATGACCGCAGCGTTAGACCGCATCTCTAACGGTCGCGTTTCCTTGAATCTGGTCAGCGGATCGGGAGACAAAGCCCTGCTGGCAGAAGGCCTCCCCGAGCAGTACCTGGACAAAGACCAGCGCTACGCCCTGACCAGAGAGTGGGTGCACATCTTCCGAGCCCTCTTGCAGGGGGAGAAAGTGACCTACCAGGGAGAGCACCTGCAGATCACGGAGGGTCAACTGCAGTTCCAGCCTG encodes:
- a CDS encoding nitroreductase family protein gives rise to the protein MPVLDPIPQSLTVQSAIETRRSIRQYHPDMPKGHLLEILRLATLAPSAFNAQPWRFAVVENAEVKKQLQEASYNQSQITSAPYTIVVYGDAEDTLKTAIETSHPHFGDEGKVRQVQTVERSLSKLSVQERARWADNQTNILLGVLMVAARGLGYDTVPMLGFDQSKVKKLLDLPEHVIITALLPVGRAAELGRPHHRHSLERITRFI
- a CDS encoding LLM class flavin-dependent oxidoreductase, whose product is ASALAPLTHNLKFLVAVRPGLISPALAARMTAALDRISNGRVSLNLVSGSGDKALLAEGLPEQYLDKDQRYALTREWVHIFRALLQGEKVTYQGEHLQITEGQLQFQPVQQPLPPVYFGGSSEPAIGVAAEYTDVYLTWG